A window of the Rhodoferax sp. GW822-FHT02A01 genome harbors these coding sequences:
- a CDS encoding phosphoribosyltransferase family protein, producing MPDTLMQCGTCVAEPPPLDAVLAAVTYDFPWAGLIVQFKFHQGTGWAPGFAALMRSMPWVEPALDCADWVIPMPLSPTRLQQRGFNQALELARGLGTSKLQHDVLLRIKEAPPQSTLPRKERLTNVRGAYALAPEFAPAAKGKRIVLVDDVMTTGASLHAAARALRRAGAAHITAIVLARAE from the coding sequence TTGCCCGATACCCTGATGCAATGTGGCACTTGCGTGGCAGAGCCGCCGCCATTGGATGCCGTTCTGGCCGCCGTGACCTATGACTTCCCATGGGCGGGGTTGATCGTCCAATTCAAGTTTCACCAGGGCACAGGATGGGCTCCCGGTTTTGCCGCACTGATGCGCAGCATGCCCTGGGTCGAGCCCGCTCTGGATTGCGCAGACTGGGTGATCCCCATGCCGCTGTCACCGACGCGACTGCAGCAGCGCGGCTTCAATCAGGCCCTGGAGCTGGCACGCGGTCTGGGCACCTCCAAACTGCAACACGACGTACTGCTTCGGATCAAGGAAGCCCCGCCACAAAGCACTTTGCCTCGCAAGGAGCGGTTGACCAACGTACGAGGCGCCTACGCCTTGGCGCCCGAATTCGCGCCTGCCGCCAAAGGCAAACGCATTGTCCTGGTGGATGACGTCATGACCACTGGCGCTTCCCTGCACGCTGCAGCACGGGCGTTACGCCGCGCGGGTGCGGCACACATCACTGCCATCGTACTGGCCCGTGCGGAATAA
- a CDS encoding VWA domain-containing protein — MLLDFFYTLRAAKLPVSVKEYLTLLEALQKGVVGPRVAAPGSNEDGTGYQVDDFYYLSRTALVKDEKHYDKFDRAFAAYFKGVELVTDFTQDIPLEWLRKNLELNLSPEELAKIEKMGWDELMETLKKRLEEQKERHEGGNKWIGTGGTSPFGAYGQNPQGIRIGQDKNRSKSAVKVWDQRAYKDYDDTQELGTRNIKVALRRLRKFAREGHEEELDLDETISKTAANAGYLDIKMRPERHNNVKVLLLMDVGGTMDEHIARVEELFSATKTEFKHLEFYYFHNCVYDFMWKNNRRRYAEKFETWDIIRKYNKEYKLIFVGDATMSPYEILQPGGSVEYNNEEAGAEWLQRLTHAFPKFAWINPEPQGVWQYRQSISLIQQLVSQHMFPLTLKGLEDAMRHLSK, encoded by the coding sequence ATGCTGCTCGACTTCTTCTACACCCTGCGTGCGGCCAAGCTGCCAGTCTCCGTCAAGGAGTACCTCACGCTGCTGGAGGCGTTGCAAAAAGGCGTGGTCGGCCCGCGCGTGGCCGCACCTGGCAGCAACGAGGATGGCACTGGCTACCAGGTAGATGACTTCTACTACCTGAGCCGCACGGCGCTGGTGAAGGACGAGAAGCACTACGACAAGTTCGATCGTGCCTTTGCGGCCTACTTCAAGGGTGTGGAGCTGGTGACCGATTTCACCCAGGACATTCCACTGGAATGGCTTCGCAAGAACCTGGAACTCAACCTCAGCCCCGAGGAACTCGCCAAGATCGAGAAGATGGGCTGGGACGAGCTGATGGAAACGCTCAAGAAGCGGCTGGAAGAACAGAAGGAACGCCACGAAGGCGGCAACAAGTGGATAGGCACCGGCGGCACCTCGCCCTTCGGCGCCTACGGCCAGAACCCCCAGGGCATACGCATAGGCCAGGACAAGAACCGCAGCAAGAGCGCGGTCAAGGTCTGGGACCAGCGCGCCTACAAGGACTATGACGACACCCAGGAGCTGGGCACGCGCAACATCAAAGTGGCGTTGCGTCGCTTGCGCAAATTCGCCCGCGAAGGCCATGAGGAAGAGTTGGACCTGGACGAAACCATCAGCAAGACAGCGGCCAACGCCGGCTATCTGGACATCAAGATGCGGCCCGAACGCCACAACAACGTCAAGGTGCTGCTGCTCATGGATGTGGGCGGCACCATGGACGAACACATTGCGCGCGTGGAAGAGCTGTTTTCCGCCACCAAGACCGAGTTCAAGCACCTGGAGTTCTACTACTTCCACAACTGCGTGTACGACTTCATGTGGAAGAACAACCGGCGCCGCTATGCCGAGAAGTTCGAGACCTGGGACATCATCCGCAAGTACAACAAGGAATACAAGCTCATCTTCGTGGGCGACGCCACCATGAGTCCCTACGAAATCCTGCAGCCCGGCGGCAGCGTGGAATACAACAACGAAGAGGCCGGAGCCGAGTGGCTACAGCGCCTGACCCACGCCTTCCCCAAGTTCGCCTGGATCAACCCCGAACCCCAGGGCGTATGGCAATACCGCCAGAGCATTTCGCTCATTCAACAGTTGGTCAGCCAGCACATGTTCCCGCTCACCCTCAAGGGCCTGGAAGATGCCATGCGGCACCTGAGCAAATAA
- a CDS encoding DnaB-like helicase C-terminal domain-containing protein → MELIPDDIDFEAYLEETEFKAKVQSAAHFAEDVKAELDPRAPESKHPGLLMRKAKGLIHFRPSEVSVWHGFNGHRKSMFTSQVALDLAAQGERVLIASLEMLPHKTMARMTRQGTGLHDPVPELIDRFHEWTDGKLWLFNHVGRISPEKALGLCRYFKDELQGTHIFLDSWMMICNSEERLDEQKQFSTDICRMAQETGLHVHVVAHDRKPSTADGENKVPTRYDIRGSGSISDQASNIFAVWMNKSKFARLDANPNDSEAREQPCAILKCDKQRSGAWEGSLKLWHDPSSLRFCEDRTSPVLPYKFITNSTEEVTQ, encoded by the coding sequence ATGGAACTGATCCCCGATGACATTGACTTCGAGGCGTACCTTGAAGAAACCGAATTCAAAGCCAAGGTGCAGAGCGCCGCTCACTTTGCCGAAGATGTAAAGGCCGAATTGGACCCGCGTGCGCCTGAATCGAAACATCCCGGCCTGTTGATGCGCAAGGCAAAGGGATTGATCCACTTCCGTCCATCTGAGGTCTCTGTGTGGCACGGGTTCAACGGGCACCGTAAGTCGATGTTCACGAGTCAGGTTGCACTAGACCTTGCGGCACAGGGTGAACGCGTCTTGATTGCCAGCCTGGAGATGCTGCCTCACAAGACCATGGCGCGTATGACGAGGCAGGGCACGGGCTTGCACGATCCGGTGCCAGAGTTGATTGACAGGTTCCACGAATGGACAGACGGAAAGCTCTGGCTCTTCAACCATGTGGGCCGCATATCGCCAGAAAAGGCACTAGGCCTATGCCGGTACTTCAAGGATGAGCTGCAAGGAACTCACATCTTCCTGGATTCCTGGATGATGATCTGCAACTCTGAAGAACGCTTGGACGAACAAAAGCAGTTCAGCACAGACATTTGCCGCATGGCCCAAGAAACGGGGCTGCATGTCCATGTCGTTGCCCATGACCGCAAGCCCAGCACCGCCGATGGTGAAAACAAAGTTCCAACGCGATATGACATTCGAGGGTCCGGCTCCATTTCCGACCAGGCATCGAACATCTTTGCGGTGTGGATGAACAAATCCAAATTTGCGCGCTTGGATGCCAACCCCAATGACTCGGAGGCCAGAGAGCAACCGTGCGCAATTCTGAAGTGCGACAAGCAACGCAGCGGCGCATGGGAAGGGTCGCTGAAGCTTTGGCACGACCCTTCAAGCCTTCGCTTTTGTGAAGACAGAACTTCGCCTGTCCTGCCATACAAGTTCATCACAAATAGCACGGAAGAGGTGACTCAATGA
- a CDS encoding MoxR family ATPase: protein MKFTGSPNYVATQDLMLSVNAAITLQRPLLVKGEPGTGKTMLAEEVAMALKMPLLQWHIKSTTKAQQGLYEYDAVSRLRDSQLSDIDGGERVKNIHNYIVKGVLWQAFTSEQPVALLIDEIDKADIEFPNDLLREIDRMEFYCYETRELIKAKHRPLVFITSNNEKELPDAFLRRCFFHYIKFPDATTMQSIVDVHFPGLKRELLNAAMKTFFEIRGLPGLKKKPSTSELLDWLKLLMAEDIPLEALHGKDDKTSMPPLVGALLKNEQDATLFEKLMFMQRNNR, encoded by the coding sequence ATGAAATTTACCGGCTCCCCCAATTACGTCGCCACGCAGGATCTGATGCTGTCGGTGAATGCCGCCATCACCCTGCAGCGCCCGTTGCTGGTCAAGGGCGAGCCCGGCACCGGCAAAACCATGTTGGCCGAAGAGGTGGCGATGGCATTGAAGATGCCGCTGCTGCAGTGGCACATCAAGTCCACCACCAAAGCCCAGCAAGGCCTGTACGAGTATGACGCAGTCAGTCGCCTGCGCGATTCGCAGCTGTCGGACATCGATGGCGGAGAGCGTGTCAAAAACATCCACAATTACATTGTCAAGGGCGTGCTGTGGCAGGCCTTCACTTCCGAGCAACCGGTCGCCCTGCTGATCGACGAGATCGACAAGGCCGATATTGAATTCCCCAACGACCTGTTGCGCGAAATCGACCGCATGGAGTTCTACTGCTACGAGACGCGCGAGCTGATCAAGGCCAAGCACCGCCCCCTGGTGTTCATCACCTCCAACAACGAGAAGGAACTGCCCGACGCCTTCTTGCGCCGCTGTTTCTTCCACTACATCAAGTTCCCGGATGCCACCACCATGCAAAGCATCGTGGACGTGCACTTTCCTGGCCTCAAGCGCGAACTGCTGAATGCCGCCATGAAGACCTTCTTCGAGATCCGCGGCCTGCCAGGACTCAAGAAAAAGCCTTCCACCAGCGAACTGCTGGACTGGCTCAAGCTTCTCATGGCCGAAGACATCCCGCTCGAAGCCCTGCATGGCAAGGATGACAAGACGAGCATGCCGCCCCTGGTAGGCGCACTGCTCAAGAACGAACAGGACGCCACCCTGTTTGAGAAGCTGATGTTCATGCAACGCAACAACCGATAA
- a CDS encoding DUF5681 domain-containing protein: MTHPKSNKTSFKPGQSGNPAGRKPGTGALQKLRADLQDFMPEMIEQLKEMARGGDIQAMRLLLERGYAPIKATEQPVELELPEGGTLTAKAEAVLSAAAAGKLAPTQAAQLITALGTVAKIAEFDELEARIAKLEESNAKP; the protein is encoded by the coding sequence ATGACTCACCCCAAATCCAATAAGACTAGCTTCAAGCCCGGGCAGTCTGGCAACCCAGCCGGACGCAAACCAGGAACAGGGGCACTGCAAAAACTGCGCGCTGACCTACAAGACTTCATGCCGGAAATGATTGAACAGTTGAAGGAAATGGCTAGAGGTGGCGACATACAGGCCATGCGGCTTCTGCTGGAGCGTGGTTACGCGCCCATCAAGGCCACGGAACAGCCCGTAGAGCTTGAATTGCCAGAAGGTGGGACTCTGACAGCCAAAGCGGAAGCGGTGCTCTCTGCGGCTGCTGCTGGAAAGCTCGCCCCGACACAAGCTGCGCAATTGATCACCGCATTGGGCACGGTGGCAAAGATTGCTGAGTTCGATGAATTGGAAGCCCGTATTGCAAAACTGGAGGAATCAAATGCAAAACCTTGA
- a CDS encoding GNAT family protein, producing MAFVEPVNLSARGVELVPLSLEHEAGLRAAAADGELWNIRVTSVPEPEQTRKYIEDALAMREAGNRFPFVVIESSTGKVLGSSSYHDIVPAVKRVEIGWTWYAKSVQRSHVNSTCKLLLMTHAFETLGCHVVGWRTDNFNFASQAAIERLGAKKDGVLRGHALRRDGTIRDTVMYSLRSGEWPEVKAQLLHSLNKPRG from the coding sequence ATGGCATTTGTAGAGCCCGTCAACCTGTCCGCCCGCGGCGTGGAACTAGTCCCCCTGTCCCTGGAGCACGAAGCCGGTCTGCGCGCCGCCGCCGCAGACGGAGAGCTCTGGAACATCCGCGTCACTTCCGTGCCCGAACCCGAGCAGACCCGCAAATACATTGAAGACGCCTTGGCCATGCGTGAAGCAGGCAACCGTTTTCCCTTTGTTGTGATTGAGTCTTCCACCGGCAAGGTGCTGGGTAGCAGCAGCTACCACGACATCGTGCCCGCCGTAAAACGCGTGGAAATCGGCTGGACCTGGTACGCCAAGAGCGTGCAGCGCAGCCATGTGAACAGCACCTGCAAACTGCTGCTCATGACCCATGCGTTTGAAACCCTGGGCTGCCACGTGGTCGGATGGCGCACGGACAACTTCAACTTCGCCTCGCAGGCCGCCATTGAGCGCCTGGGCGCCAAGAAGGATGGCGTCTTGCGCGGCCACGCATTGCGCCGTGACGGCACCATCCGCGACACCGTGATGTACAGCCTGCGCAGCGGCGAGTGGCCCGAAGTCAAGGCGCAGCTGCTGCATTCGCTCAACAAGCCACGCGGCTGA
- the trmL gene encoding tRNA (uridine(34)/cytosine(34)/5-carboxymethylaminomethyluridine(34)-2'-O)-methyltransferase TrmL — translation MFNIVLVEPEIPPNTGNIIRLAANTGCHLHLVEPLGFSMDDKHMRRAGLDYHEYANLCRHADWSTFLQSAQPDPARIFTLTTRGTRSPFDLAFQAGDWLVFGSETKGLPDSVRAFFAPQQCLRLPMREGQRSLNLSNAVAVTVFEAWRQNGFA, via the coding sequence ATGTTCAATATCGTTCTCGTAGAGCCGGAAATCCCCCCAAATACCGGCAACATCATCCGCCTGGCGGCCAACACTGGATGCCATCTGCACCTGGTGGAGCCGCTGGGCTTCTCCATGGATGACAAACACATGCGACGTGCAGGCCTGGACTACCACGAGTACGCCAACCTCTGCCGCCACGCCGACTGGTCAACCTTTCTGCAGTCGGCTCAACCCGATCCTGCACGGATATTCACCTTGACGACACGGGGAACGCGTAGCCCGTTTGACCTGGCCTTCCAGGCAGGTGACTGGCTGGTGTTCGGCTCCGAGACCAAAGGCTTGCCCGACAGCGTGCGTGCGTTCTTTGCACCGCAACAGTGCCTGCGCCTGCCCATGCGCGAAGGTCAGCGTAGCCTGAACTTATCCAACGCGGTTGCCGTCACCGTCTTTGAGGCTTGGCGCCAGAACGGCTTTGCCTGA
- a CDS encoding biotin synthase, whose amino-acid sequence MNTKRPPSIDPTAASRWARHLPTESPWLHEEVARRMEDRLQWIVRTPASWMHWGPLQGGRQVHEQLVRRYPKAHSYVREETPAQVKLAQQHLQQAWWRPARWLQAGVQFDAPVQPVQMLWANMALHMDADPQALIQRWHGALEVDGFLMFSCLGPDTLRELRTVYEALGWAPPSHAFTDMHDWGDMLVHAGFAEPIMDMEHITLSYSTGETLLAELRGLGRNLHIDRFAALRGRNWRRSLSEALERQLRGPDGRLTLTFEVIYGHAFKPAARMSVRPETRVSLDELRQSLRKIKP is encoded by the coding sequence ATGAACACCAAACGCCCTCCTTCCATAGACCCGACGGCCGCCAGCCGCTGGGCGCGCCATCTGCCCACCGAATCGCCCTGGCTGCACGAGGAAGTGGCGCGGCGCATGGAGGATCGTCTGCAATGGATAGTACGTACCCCCGCAAGCTGGATGCACTGGGGGCCGCTGCAAGGTGGGCGGCAGGTACATGAGCAGCTGGTTCGCCGTTACCCCAAGGCCCACAGCTACGTGCGGGAGGAAACGCCTGCGCAAGTGAAGCTGGCGCAGCAGCACTTGCAGCAGGCCTGGTGGCGCCCAGCCCGCTGGTTGCAGGCCGGGGTCCAATTTGATGCGCCTGTGCAGCCGGTGCAAATGCTGTGGGCCAACATGGCGCTGCACATGGATGCCGATCCGCAGGCCCTGATCCAGCGCTGGCATGGCGCACTGGAGGTGGACGGCTTTCTGATGTTCTCCTGCCTGGGGCCCGATACGCTGCGTGAGCTGCGCACGGTCTATGAGGCACTGGGGTGGGCGCCGCCCAGTCATGCGTTTACCGATATGCACGACTGGGGCGACATGCTGGTGCACGCCGGATTTGCCGAGCCGATCATGGATATGGAGCACATCACACTCAGTTACTCCACTGGGGAAACCCTGCTTGCGGAGCTGCGTGGATTGGGGCGTAATTTGCACATAGACCGGTTTGCGGCCTTGCGCGGGCGCAATTGGCGCCGCTCCTTAAGCGAGGCACTGGAGCGGCAATTGAGGGGTCCGGATGGTCGCCTCACGCTGACCTTCGAAGTGATCTATGGACATGCCTTCAAACCCGCAGCGCGCATGTCGGTACGCCCTGAAACACGGGTCTCTTTGGATGAATTGCGCCAATCATTGCGCAAGATCAAACCTTAG
- a CDS encoding DUF1841 family protein, whose amino-acid sequence MFSPSQEDVRRFFCETFAKAREGKPLEAIEIIAARWMDEHPEYHADFADVDAALASMSTVDAGRTNPFLHLSMHLSISEQCSIDQPRGIRQAVELLTHKRNSLHLAHHEAMECLGKMLWESQQAGRPPDGDSYIACIQRHATKD is encoded by the coding sequence ATGTTCAGCCCCTCCCAAGAAGACGTCCGTCGCTTTTTCTGCGAAACCTTCGCCAAGGCTCGCGAGGGCAAGCCGCTGGAGGCGATCGAAATCATCGCCGCCCGCTGGATGGACGAACACCCTGAATACCACGCCGACTTTGCGGATGTTGACGCTGCGCTGGCCTCCATGTCCACCGTGGATGCCGGACGCACCAACCCGTTCTTGCATCTGTCCATGCACCTGTCCATCAGCGAGCAGTGCAGCATTGATCAGCCGCGTGGAATCCGTCAGGCCGTGGAGCTATTGACGCACAAGCGCAACTCCTTGCACCTGGCCCACCACGAAGCCATGGAATGCCTGGGCAAAATGCTGTGGGAAAGTCAGCAGGCCGGTCGACCGCCTGACGGCGACAGCTATATCGCCTGCATACAACGCCACGCCACAAAGGACTGA
- a CDS encoding ParA family protein — protein MPVVVVANPKGGVGKSTLSTQVAGYFASKGHAVMLGDADRQQSSRLWLSLRPPSARTISTWEFDSENVAKPPKGTTHVVLDTPAGLHGRRFKDIMKLADKVLVPLQPSIFDMYATRAFLDELAANSHAAKARVGIIGMRVDARTIAADKLAEFVQSIGLPMVGYVRDTQNFIHLTAQGLTLFDVAPHKVERDLELWEPIGQWLDQR, from the coding sequence ATGCCGGTGGTTGTCGTTGCCAATCCCAAGGGAGGTGTGGGGAAATCCACCCTCTCGACCCAGGTCGCTGGTTATTTCGCGTCTAAGGGGCATGCGGTCATGCTGGGGGATGCCGACCGGCAGCAGTCCAGCAGGCTTTGGCTGAGTTTGCGCCCGCCTTCAGCCCGCACCATCAGCACGTGGGAGTTTGACAGCGAGAACGTCGCCAAGCCCCCTAAAGGAACTACCCACGTGGTGCTGGATACTCCCGCCGGGCTACACGGCCGCCGGTTCAAGGACATCATGAAGCTGGCGGACAAAGTGCTGGTGCCGCTGCAACCCAGCATTTTTGACATGTATGCCACCCGTGCTTTTCTGGACGAGCTGGCCGCCAATTCGCACGCGGCCAAGGCCCGGGTCGGCATCATCGGCATGCGGGTAGATGCTCGGACTATTGCCGCAGACAAGCTCGCAGAGTTTGTGCAGTCCATTGGGCTGCCCATGGTGGGCTACGTTCGCGATACCCAGAACTTCATCCATCTGACGGCCCAGGGGCTCACGCTGTTTGATGTGGCTCCCCACAAGGTCGAACGTGACCTGGAGCTGTGGGAGCCGATCGGCCAGTGGCTGGACCAGCGTTGA
- a CDS encoding c-type cytochrome, translating into MNKLLLIVAATLVSCVTLVTAQAQEVQGDAKAGAKKNAMCIGCHGIIGYQASFPEVHKVPKISGQSAKYIASALNAYKKGDRKHPTMRGIAASLTDQDIADLAAFYSTNGVVEGAAALAAAPAATGKAAELVAKGNCTSCHGASFSAPIDPSYPRIAGQHDDYLFVALKSYKAEGNAQVGRGNAIMGGVAKQFSNAELKELAAYVGSLPSELKTVPESRFR; encoded by the coding sequence ATGAACAAACTTCTCTTGATCGTAGCTGCCACGCTTGTCTCCTGTGTGACCCTCGTGACTGCGCAAGCGCAGGAAGTCCAAGGTGATGCCAAGGCGGGCGCCAAGAAAAACGCCATGTGCATTGGATGCCACGGCATCATCGGCTACCAGGCCAGTTTCCCCGAAGTGCACAAGGTGCCGAAGATCTCCGGTCAAAGTGCCAAGTACATTGCCAGCGCGCTCAATGCCTACAAGAAAGGTGATCGCAAGCACCCGACCATGCGCGGCATTGCGGCTTCCCTGACGGACCAGGACATCGCTGATCTGGCGGCTTTCTATTCCACCAATGGTGTGGTGGAAGGCGCCGCCGCACTGGCAGCAGCGCCCGCAGCAACTGGCAAGGCGGCCGAGCTGGTTGCCAAGGGCAATTGCACCTCCTGCCACGGCGCCAGCTTCAGCGCCCCGATCGATCCCAGCTACCCGCGCATTGCCGGTCAGCATGACGACTATCTGTTTGTCGCGCTCAAGTCCTACAAGGCCGAAGGCAATGCACAAGTGGGTCGCGGCAACGCCATCATGGGCGGCGTAGCCAAGCAGTTCTCCAACGCGGAGCTCAAGGAACTAGCAGCCTACGTTGGTAGCCTGCCAAGCGAGCTCAAGACGGTTCCCGAAAGCCGCTTCCGCTAA
- a CDS encoding M48 family metalloprotease, whose protein sequence is MSELVYPREKTLGNITLVLGLIVWLLLIAGTFGVALLYLLLGFIGYCFAQSAWVAHIRGTAVRITSEQFQDLHQRLEYCSSRLGVDPVPEAYILHGNGVFNAFATRFFGRNFVVLFSDVVDALEHDPSAINFYIGHELGHIKLKHLTGGLWRMPVLWLPLLGAAYSRAREYSCDRHGRACCAEAESAGRALAALGAGAKRWAAVDLQQYTHQAQTNIGFWPSFHELTAGYPYLTKRVARTLHPEATMPSRNPFAYVLALFVPFGGRSGGGAAGLMIVVAIIGVLAAVALPAYQDYTMRAKTAEVVQSLSGPRAALTERLATNSNAGLLTPQESTSIKSRSAATRYVESIDVYSTEQYADVVATANVDNVKGHVYVFTRDGGKSWNCGSTDYPDKYLPTSCRDKEGNNRPAPPAPKQSNSIGMWEKTYAQMTYNGCVQSRTKTDPDGAAKFCQCMVYKLAEVVPQVEMQRQPSSSETQMEIEKAGKVCVAQ, encoded by the coding sequence ATGTCGGAACTTGTCTACCCGCGCGAAAAGACATTGGGCAATATCACTCTGGTATTGGGTCTCATCGTTTGGCTTCTGCTTATTGCGGGAACCTTTGGTGTGGCGCTGTTGTACCTGCTCTTGGGCTTTATCGGATACTGCTTCGCTCAATCCGCTTGGGTCGCCCATATTCGAGGTACAGCTGTACGCATCACCTCCGAGCAGTTTCAAGATTTGCATCAGCGCCTGGAGTACTGCAGCAGCAGATTGGGCGTCGATCCAGTACCAGAGGCCTACATCCTTCACGGTAACGGCGTTTTCAATGCCTTTGCAACCCGCTTCTTTGGAAGGAACTTTGTGGTCTTGTTTAGCGACGTGGTTGACGCGCTAGAACACGACCCGAGCGCCATCAACTTCTACATAGGTCATGAGCTGGGACATATTAAGCTCAAGCACCTAACTGGCGGTCTGTGGCGCATGCCAGTCTTGTGGTTGCCGCTACTTGGTGCCGCCTACTCTCGTGCGCGAGAGTACTCTTGTGACCGCCATGGGCGTGCTTGCTGCGCCGAAGCTGAATCTGCCGGAAGAGCACTGGCGGCACTGGGTGCTGGCGCTAAACGCTGGGCGGCAGTTGATCTGCAGCAATACACACATCAGGCCCAAACCAACATCGGTTTCTGGCCGTCATTTCACGAGCTCACCGCTGGCTATCCCTACCTGACCAAGCGAGTGGCCCGCACCCTGCACCCCGAAGCCACCATGCCAAGTCGCAACCCGTTTGCGTACGTGTTGGCGCTTTTTGTGCCTTTCGGTGGTCGTTCTGGTGGCGGGGCTGCTGGACTCATGATTGTTGTTGCGATCATCGGAGTTCTAGCGGCTGTCGCTTTGCCCGCCTACCAGGATTACACAATGCGTGCAAAGACTGCCGAAGTCGTCCAGTCCTTGTCTGGGCCACGTGCTGCGCTGACCGAGCGATTGGCCACCAATTCCAATGCCGGTTTGCTGACCCCGCAAGAAAGCACCAGCATCAAGTCACGGTCAGCAGCCACGAGGTACGTCGAATCAATTGATGTTTATTCCACCGAGCAGTACGCCGATGTCGTGGCAACAGCCAATGTCGACAACGTGAAAGGCCACGTGTATGTCTTTACCCGCGACGGCGGAAAGTCTTGGAACTGTGGTTCTACTGACTACCCTGACAAATACCTTCCCACCTCTTGCCGCGACAAAGAGGGCAACAACCGCCCTGCGCCACCCGCTCCGAAGCAATCCAACAGTATCGGTATGTGGGAGAAGACCTACGCTCAAATGACGTACAACGGCTGCGTGCAAAGTCGCACCAAGACAGATCCGGACGGCGCGGCAAAGTTCTGCCAATGCATGGTCTACAAATTGGCAGAAGTAGTGCCCCAGGTTGAAATGCAACGCCAGCCAAGCTCATCTGAAACTCAGATGGAAATCGAAAAGGCTGGCAAGGTTTGCGTGGCTCAGTAG
- a CDS encoding GGDEF domain-containing protein — MESFQWDQCFVTGQAMVDEQHHYLVDLINQFGDLLMQPEGASAQEIEALFGELTRYTQYHFKEEEALMTGAGLDPIQLSHHLREHTQFLSDLDHMHAEVAGNQSEAAHALLQYLANWLAYHILGSDQMMAGAIRAIAEGVPPHEAYLAFHKNRDPATALLLQAMNRLIEQVSERSRALFELNQTLEARVRERTQALSDMNEQLESMAMTDVLTGLPNRRHAMRILDTEWKKAQATGSALSCMMIDADGFKRINDTCGHDAGDTVLRTLARCMTEAVRNDDVVCRLGGDEFLIVCMNTNLQGTLTSAEKVREEVSALRVHAGGGEWLGSVSIGVAHVNPELQSQGVDAWLKAADASVYLAKRRGRNCVATVQDHVA; from the coding sequence ATGGAATCCTTTCAATGGGATCAGTGCTTTGTCACCGGCCAGGCCATGGTGGACGAACAGCATCACTACTTGGTTGACCTGATCAACCAGTTTGGCGACCTGCTGATGCAGCCGGAAGGCGCAAGCGCACAGGAAATCGAAGCCCTGTTCGGAGAGCTCACGCGCTACACCCAATACCACTTCAAGGAAGAAGAGGCATTGATGACCGGCGCGGGCCTCGATCCGATCCAGCTGAGTCACCATCTGAGAGAGCACACTCAATTCCTGAGCGATCTCGACCACATGCATGCGGAAGTCGCGGGCAACCAGTCCGAGGCTGCACACGCGTTGCTGCAATACCTGGCCAACTGGCTGGCGTATCACATTCTGGGCTCAGACCAGATGATGGCCGGAGCCATTCGCGCCATTGCCGAAGGTGTGCCGCCGCACGAAGCCTACCTCGCCTTTCATAAGAACAGGGACCCAGCCACTGCTTTGCTGCTGCAGGCCATGAACCGGTTGATCGAGCAGGTATCCGAGCGCAGCCGTGCCCTGTTCGAGCTCAATCAGACGCTGGAAGCCCGCGTCAGGGAGCGGACCCAGGCGCTCTCTGACATGAATGAGCAGTTGGAAAGCATGGCCATGACCGACGTGCTCACGGGTCTGCCCAACCGCAGGCACGCCATGCGCATTCTGGACACCGAGTGGAAGAAAGCACAGGCAACGGGGTCCGCCCTTTCCTGCATGATGATTGACGCGGATGGCTTCAAGAGAATCAACGACACCTGCGGTCACGATGCTGGCGATACGGTGCTTCGCACCCTGGCGCGCTGCATGACGGAGGCCGTGCGCAATGACGACGTGGTATGCCGCCTGGGCGGAGATGAGTTCCTGATTGTGTGCATGAACACCAACTTGCAAGGCACCCTGACGTCGGCCGAGAAAGTGCGCGAAGAAGTCTCTGCTCTACGAGTACACGCGGGTGGGGGTGAATGGCTTGGTAGCGTCAGCATTGGCGTGGCCCACGTCAACCCGGAACTGCAATCACAAGGCGTTGATGCGTGGCTGAAAGCTGCCGATGCAAGCGTTTACCTGGCTAAGCGTCGTGGCCGCAACTGTGTGGCCACGGTACAGGATCACGTCGCCTGA